TGAAAAAACGATTCAATTGCAAATGGGATATGGCGCAGACCTATTATTCTGTTTGGATGACTGTACGAATGCGGAAGATAGCTTGGATGTGCAGGAAGTCTCGGTAAAACGTACGATCGCCTGGGCGAAACGTTGCAAGGCGGAATTTGTGCGATTGCTGGAACAAAAAAAAATTGACTTAAATAGTTCCGATCGCCCCCTTCTTTTTGCGGTCTTACAGGGTGGTGGTTCCTTTGAATTACGGCGTGAATGTGCCGAAGCTCTGCTAGAAATTGGTTTTGATGGCTATGGGTTTGGTGGCTGGCCACTGGATCAGCATGGCAATTTACTAACAGATATTCTGGCTTTTTGCCGATCGCTGATTCCCAAGCAGTTCCCGATGCATGCCCTGGGGATTGGTCATCCTCAAAATGTCCTAGCTGTAGCCAGGATGGGCTATGAGCTATTCGATTGTGTGATGCCTACCCGCGATGCCAGACATGGCAGGCTATATGCCTTTACCCGCGAACTTGATGATTTACCAGAGGCAATGGATAGTAGCTGGTTTTCCTATGTTTATGCCCAGGATAAGAAGCATATCAAAGCCAACCAGGCGATCGCTCCTTTTTGTGATGCAAGTTGCTGCCAACGATATAGCCTGGGGTATCTACATCATTTGTTTAACATCAATGATACTTTGTATTATCGACTGGCGACGATTCATAATTTGCGATTCATGGCCAGGTTGATGGAGCTGTTGAGAAAGAATTTGCGGAGGGATCAGAATATTTGACAGTCAAGATATTAAAATCTTCAAGTCTATACAGTCAAGGTCAAG
The sequence above is a segment of the Pseudanabaena sp. PCC 7367 genome. Coding sequences within it:
- a CDS encoding tRNA-ribosyltransferase family protein, which gives rise to MDEATSTITTSQNTLKLPHGELQLPAFLPDATVGVVRSLDAQDLEQCGIQALVMNAFHLMQRPGSSTVSALGGIHRMSGWQRPIFTDSGGFQAYSLIRANSKYGSISDRGLIFYPEGSQRKLKLTPEKTIQLQMGYGADLLFCLDDCTNAEDSLDVQEVSVKRTIAWAKRCKAEFVRLLEQKKIDLNSSDRPLLFAVLQGGGSFELRRECAEALLEIGFDGYGFGGWPLDQHGNLLTDILAFCRSLIPKQFPMHALGIGHPQNVLAVARMGYELFDCVMPTRDARHGRLYAFTRELDDLPEAMDSSWFSYVYAQDKKHIKANQAIAPFCDASCCQRYSLGYLHHLFNINDTLYYRLATIHNLRFMARLMELLRKNLRRDQNI